A DNA window from Enterobacter cloacae subsp. cloacae ATCC 13047 contains the following coding sequences:
- a CDS encoding ion channel protein encodes MLHPRARTMLLLAIPALIIGIVSSLVLIVVMKVASVLQTMLWTALPAQVGISVDSPAWIIMMLTLTGIAVGLVIRFSPGHAGPDPALEPLIGAPVAPAALPGLIIALIIGLAGGVSLGPEHPIMAVNIGLAVYLGSRILPRVGALDWTILASAGTIGALFGTPVAAALIFSQTLSSNNDVPLWDKLFAPLMAAAAGALTTSLFFNPHFSLSLPHYGQMQIADIFSGAVVVAIAIALGMIAVWCLPRLHRLVHKLKHPVLILGVGGLILGILGAIGGKVTLFKGLDEMQQLAFSQVFSVSDYLLFALIKLAALVVAAACGFRGGRIFPAVFVGVALGLMLHEHVDAVPAAITVSCSILGLVLVVTRDAWLSLFMAAVVVPDTTLIPLLCIVMLPAWLLLAGKPMMMAWRNDK; translated from the coding sequence GGTGCTTATCGTCGTGATGAAAGTCGCCTCGGTGCTGCAAACGATGTTATGGACTGCGCTTCCGGCTCAGGTGGGTATCAGCGTTGATTCGCCGGCGTGGATCATTATGATGCTGACCCTGACGGGGATTGCGGTGGGTCTGGTGATCCGCTTTAGCCCAGGGCACGCCGGGCCTGATCCGGCGCTGGAACCGCTGATTGGTGCTCCGGTCGCACCTGCAGCGCTGCCAGGACTTATTATCGCGTTGATTATCGGTCTGGCGGGCGGCGTTAGCCTGGGGCCGGAACACCCGATCATGGCGGTCAACATCGGTCTGGCGGTGTATCTCGGTTCACGCATTTTACCCCGCGTCGGGGCCCTGGACTGGACGATTCTGGCATCGGCTGGCACCATTGGCGCGCTCTTCGGTACGCCGGTCGCGGCCGCGCTGATTTTCTCGCAGACGCTTTCCAGCAATAACGACGTGCCGCTCTGGGATAAACTCTTTGCGCCACTGATGGCCGCCGCGGCCGGTGCGCTCACCACCAGTCTGTTTTTCAATCCACACTTCTCGCTCTCCCTTCCCCACTACGGCCAGATGCAGATAGCCGATATCTTCAGCGGTGCGGTTGTGGTCGCTATTGCCATTGCGCTGGGGATGATCGCCGTATGGTGTCTGCCGCGTCTGCACCGGCTGGTGCATAAGCTCAAACATCCGGTGCTTATCCTCGGGGTTGGCGGATTGATCCTCGGCATTTTAGGGGCCATCGGCGGTAAGGTAACGCTGTTTAAAGGTCTGGATGAGATGCAACAGCTGGCCTTCAGTCAGGTATTTAGCGTGTCCGATTATTTGCTGTTTGCGCTCATAAAGCTGGCTGCGCTGGTGGTGGCGGCAGCGTGCGGTTTCCGTGGCGGACGGATCTTCCCGGCGGTCTTTGTTGGCGTCGCGTTGGGGCTGATGCTGCATGAACATGTGGATGCCGTTCCGGCGGCGATAACCGTCTCTTGCTCTATTCTGGGGCTGGTATTGGTGGTGACGCGTGATGCCTGGCTGAGCCTGTTTATGGCCGCGGTGGTGGTTCCGGATACTACTCTCATCCCGTTACTTTGCATCGTGATGTTGCCCGCCTGGCTCCTGCTGGCGGGCAAACCGATGATGATGGCCTGGCGTAACGACAAGTGA
- the ipdC gene encoding indolepyruvate decarboxylase, translating into MRTPYCVADYLLDRLTDCGADHLFGVPGDYNLQFLDHVIDSPDICWVGCANELNASYAADGYARCKGFAALLTTFGVGELSAMNGMAGSFAEHVPVLHIVGAPGTASQQKGELLHHTLGDGEFRHFYHMSEPITVAQAILTEQNACYEIDRVLTTMLRERRPGYLMLPADVAKKSATPPVNALTLKTAHADNACLKAFRDAAESRLKTSKRTALLADFLVLRHGMKHALQKWVKEVPIAHATMLMGKGIFDERQPGFYGTYSGSASVGAVKEAIEGADTVLCIGTRFTDTLTAGFTHQLTQAQTIEVQPHAARVGDVWFTGIPMSDAIETLVALCKQYVHDTLAPVSHSGIAFPQSEGSLTQENFWSTLQTFIRPGDIILADQGTSAFGAIDLRLPADVNFIVQPLWGSIGYTLAAAYGAQTACPDRRVIVLTGDGAAQLTIQELGSMLRDKQHPIILVLNNEGYTVERAIHGPEQRYNDIALWNWTQIPQALSLDPQAQCWRVSEAEQLAEVLEKVAHHERLTLIEVMLPKADIPPLLGAITKALEARNNA; encoded by the coding sequence ATGCGAACCCCGTACTGCGTCGCCGATTACCTGCTGGACCGTCTTACAGATTGTGGTGCCGATCATCTGTTTGGCGTGCCGGGCGACTATAACCTGCAGTTTCTCGATCATGTCATCGACAGCCCGGATATCTGTTGGGTGGGCTGTGCCAATGAGCTAAACGCATCTTATGCCGCTGACGGATATGCCCGATGTAAGGGCTTTGCCGCGCTGCTGACAACATTTGGCGTAGGGGAATTAAGTGCCATGAACGGCATGGCCGGCAGCTTTGCCGAGCATGTTCCGGTGTTACACATTGTGGGGGCACCGGGTACGGCCTCACAGCAAAAAGGTGAGCTGCTGCACCACACGCTGGGTGATGGTGAGTTCCGTCACTTCTACCATATGAGTGAACCGATCACGGTCGCGCAGGCGATCCTGACCGAACAAAACGCCTGCTACGAAATCGACAGAGTGTTAACAACCATGCTGCGGGAGCGACGTCCAGGCTACCTGATGCTGCCTGCTGATGTGGCTAAAAAATCAGCCACGCCGCCTGTAAACGCTCTCACGTTAAAGACAGCGCATGCCGATAACGCCTGCCTGAAAGCGTTCCGAGACGCCGCCGAGAGCAGACTGAAAACAAGCAAGCGTACCGCGCTGTTGGCCGATTTCCTGGTCCTGCGCCACGGCATGAAACATGCCCTGCAGAAATGGGTGAAAGAGGTGCCCATTGCCCACGCCACCATGCTGATGGGCAAGGGCATTTTTGACGAACGCCAGCCCGGTTTTTATGGCACGTACAGTGGTTCGGCAAGCGTCGGGGCGGTAAAAGAGGCCATCGAAGGGGCGGATACGGTACTGTGCATTGGCACGCGTTTTACTGATACTCTGACGGCGGGGTTTACCCATCAGCTGACGCAGGCGCAAACGATAGAAGTGCAGCCCCATGCCGCACGGGTGGGGGATGTCTGGTTTACCGGTATCCCTATGTCTGACGCGATCGAGACGCTGGTGGCTCTCTGCAAACAGTATGTCCATGATACCCTGGCGCCAGTCTCTCACAGCGGTATCGCCTTCCCGCAATCCGAGGGCTCGCTCACTCAGGAGAATTTCTGGAGCACCCTGCAAACCTTTATTCGCCCGGGTGACATTATTCTTGCCGACCAGGGGACGTCAGCCTTTGGTGCGATCGATTTGCGTCTACCGGCAGATGTGAATTTTATCGTCCAGCCGCTGTGGGGCTCCATTGGCTACACCCTGGCCGCGGCGTATGGTGCCCAAACCGCCTGTCCAGACCGGCGCGTCATTGTGCTCACGGGGGATGGCGCCGCGCAGTTGACCATTCAGGAACTGGGCTCGATGCTGCGTGATAAACAGCACCCCATTATCCTGGTGCTCAACAATGAAGGGTACACCGTAGAGAGGGCCATTCATGGACCGGAACAGCGCTATAACGACATTGCCTTATGGAACTGGACGCAAATTCCGCAGGCACTGAGCCTGGATCCTCAGGCACAGTGCTGGCGGGTCAGTGAAGCGGAACAGCTGGCGGAGGTGCTCGAAAAAGTGGCACACCACGAGCGACTAACATTGATTGAAGTGATGCTACCCAAAGCGGATATCCCGCCGCTGTTAGGGGCGATTACCAAAGCGCTGGAAGCGCGTAACAACGCCTGA
- the mgrA gene encoding L-glyceraldehyde 3-phosphate reductase, producing MHYQPDKNRYQTMLYRRCGQSGVKLPAVSLGLWHNFGDATLIENSRQLLQRAFDLGITHFDLANNYGPPPGSAERNFGRILQEDFLPWRDELIISTKAGYTMWDGPYGDWGSRKYLIASLNQSLKRMGLEYVDIFYHHRPDPETPLQETMKALDHLVRQGKALYVGLSNYPAELARQAIDILHDLGTPCLIHQPKYSMFERAPEAGLLDVLQEKGVGCIPFSPLAGGQLTDRYLNGIPADSRAASGSKFLNPDQITQEKLEKVKKLNALAESRGQKLSQMALAWILRHEAVTSVLIGASKTGQIDDAVGMLENRHFTAEELATIDAILNSSK from the coding sequence ATGCACTATCAGCCAGATAAAAACCGTTATCAGACAATGCTGTATCGTCGCTGTGGGCAAAGTGGCGTTAAATTACCCGCCGTCTCTCTTGGGCTCTGGCACAACTTCGGTGACGCCACGCTTATCGAAAACAGCCGTCAACTTTTACAGCGCGCGTTTGATCTTGGTATTACACACTTCGACCTTGCCAATAACTATGGTCCGCCTCCCGGTTCCGCCGAGCGCAATTTCGGCCGCATTTTGCAGGAAGATTTTCTGCCGTGGCGCGATGAACTGATCATCTCGACGAAAGCGGGCTATACCATGTGGGACGGCCCTTACGGTGACTGGGGATCGCGCAAATATCTCATCGCAAGCCTGAATCAAAGTCTGAAACGTATGGGGCTGGAGTATGTTGATATCTTCTATCACCACCGTCCTGACCCGGAAACGCCGCTGCAGGAGACAATGAAAGCGCTTGACCATCTGGTGCGTCAGGGGAAAGCCCTGTATGTCGGTTTGTCCAATTACCCGGCCGAGCTTGCACGGCAGGCTATCGACATACTTCATGACCTCGGCACGCCGTGTCTGATCCATCAGCCGAAATATTCAATGTTTGAACGTGCGCCGGAAGCGGGCTTGCTGGACGTTTTGCAGGAAAAAGGTGTCGGCTGCATTCCGTTCTCGCCGCTGGCGGGTGGTCAACTGACCGATCGTTATCTGAACGGCATTCCGGCTGACTCCCGTGCCGCGAGCGGGAGTAAGTTCCTGAACCCGGATCAGATAACCCAGGAGAAACTGGAAAAAGTCAAAAAGTTGAACGCGCTGGCAGAAAGCCGGGGACAGAAGCTGTCTCAGATGGCGCTGGCCTGGATTTTGCGCCACGAGGCGGTAACTTCCGTACTGATTGGCGCCAGTAAAACCGGGCAAATAGACGATGCAGTGGGCATGCTGGAGAACCGCCATTTCACGGCGGAAGAGCTTGCCACCATTGACGCGATCCTGAATAGCTCAAAATAA
- a CDS encoding DUF2502 domain-containing protein translates to MFRSLILAAVLLASAPLVATAGEITLLPSVKLQIGDRDDYGRYWDGGYWRDRDYWHRHYEWRGDRWWKHDNGLHRGWYKNNAYERGYREGWNDRDDRRGGWDRGGKGRGGHGHGHGRH, encoded by the coding sequence ATGTTCAGGTCACTGATTCTTGCAGCGGTATTACTGGCTTCGGCCCCGCTGGTCGCCACTGCTGGCGAAATCACCCTGTTGCCATCAGTAAAATTACAAATTGGCGATCGTGACGACTACGGCAGATACTGGGACGGTGGCTACTGGCGCGACCGTGACTACTGGCACCGTCACTATGAGTGGCGCGGCGACCGCTGGTGGAAACATGATAATGGTTTGCACCGCGGCTGGTACAAAAACAACGCCTACGAGCGTGGTTATCGCGAAGGCTGGAACGACCGTGATGATCGCCGTGGCGGCTGGGATCGCGGCGGTAAAGGTCGCGGTGGACATGGCCACGGCCACGGTCGTCACTAA
- a CDS encoding Nramp family divalent metal transporter produces MTNSRVEGSSGRAARKLRFALMGPAFIAAIGYIDPGNFATNIQAGASFGYKLLWVVVWANLMAMLIQMLSAKLGIATGKNLAEQIRDHYPRPAVWLYWIQAEIIAMATDLAEFIGAAIGFKLILGVSLLQGAVLTGIATFLILMLQRRGQKPLEKVIGGLLLFVAAAYIVELIFSQPNLAQLGKGMVIPSLPTSEAVFLAAGVLGATIMPHVIYLHSSLTQHLHGGTRKERYSATKWDVAIAMTIAGFVNLAMMATAAAAFHFNGHTGIADLDQAYLTLEPLLSHAAATIFGLSLVAAGLSSTVVGTLAGQVVMQGFVRFHIPLWVRRTVTMLPSFVVILMGLDPTRILVMSQVLLSFGIALALVPLLIFTSNKDLMGELVNTTLVKRTGWVIVVVVVALNLWLLIGTALGL; encoded by the coding sequence ATGACAAACAGTCGCGTAGAGGGTAGCAGTGGCAGAGCAGCGCGCAAGTTGCGGTTCGCATTAATGGGACCTGCGTTCATCGCTGCCATTGGCTATATCGATCCAGGCAATTTTGCGACCAATATTCAGGCCGGGGCCAGCTTTGGCTATAAGCTTCTGTGGGTGGTTGTCTGGGCTAACCTGATGGCTATGCTGATTCAGATGCTTTCCGCGAAACTGGGTATTGCCACCGGTAAAAACCTGGCGGAACAGATCCGCGATCATTACCCGCGCCCGGCGGTATGGTTGTACTGGATCCAGGCGGAAATCATTGCGATGGCAACCGATCTCGCCGAATTCATTGGTGCGGCAATTGGTTTCAAGCTGATCCTCGGCGTATCACTGCTGCAGGGGGCGGTGCTTACCGGCATTGCCACCTTCCTTATTCTGATGCTGCAGCGTCGGGGGCAAAAACCGCTGGAAAAAGTCATCGGCGGCCTGCTGCTGTTTGTCGCTGCGGCCTATATTGTCGAACTGATTTTCTCGCAGCCTAACCTGGCGCAGCTCGGTAAAGGGATGGTGATCCCAAGCCTGCCAACCTCTGAAGCGGTGTTCCTCGCTGCCGGGGTGCTGGGGGCGACCATCATGCCACATGTGATTTACCTTCACTCCTCGTTAACCCAGCACCTGCACGGGGGGACGCGCAAAGAACGCTATTCGGCAACCAAATGGGATGTGGCTATCGCCATGACGATTGCCGGTTTTGTGAATCTGGCGATGATGGCTACCGCTGCCGCTGCGTTCCACTTTAACGGACACACTGGCATTGCCGATCTCGACCAGGCCTATCTGACGCTGGAGCCGTTACTGAGCCATGCGGCTGCGACCATATTTGGCTTAAGCCTGGTGGCGGCAGGTCTCTCCTCTACGGTGGTAGGAACACTGGCCGGGCAGGTGGTCATGCAGGGGTTCGTCCGCTTCCATATACCGCTGTGGGTACGTCGCACCGTCACAATGTTGCCGTCATTTGTGGTGATCCTGATGGGGCTGGACCCAACACGCATTCTGGTCATGAGCCAGGTGCTGCTGAGCTTCGGGATCGCACTTGCGCTGGTGCCGCTGCTGATCTTTACCAGCAACAAAGATCTGATGGGTGAACTGGTTAACACCACGCTGGTGAAACGGACCGGATGGGTCATCGTGGTTGTGGTAGTGGCGCTGAACCTGTGGTTACTGATAGGCACGGCATTGGGGTTATAA
- a CDS encoding NupC/NupG family nucleoside CNT transporter, with protein MDRVLHFVLALVVVTALALLVSHDRKKIRIRFVVQLLVIEVLLAWFFLNSNVGLGFVKGFSEMFEKLLGFANEGTNFVFGKMNDEGLAFFFLKVLCPIVFISALIGILQHIRVLPIVIRAIGTVLSKVNGMGKLESFNAVSSLILGQSENFIAYKDILGKMSRNRMYTMAATAMSTVSMSIVGAYMTMLEPKYVVAALVLNMFSTFIVLSLINPYRVEEGEENLQMANLHEGQSFFEMLGEYILAGFKVAIIVAAMLIGFIALISALNALFAAVLGISFQGILGYIFYPVAWVMGVPAHEALQVGSIMATKLVSNEFVAMMDLQKIASTLSPRAEGILSVFLVSFANFSSIGIIAGAIKGLNEEQGNVVSRFGLKLVYGSTLVSVLSASIAALVL; from the coding sequence ATGGACCGCGTCCTTCACTTTGTCCTGGCACTCGTTGTCGTTACTGCGCTTGCGTTGCTGGTCAGCCATGACCGTAAAAAAATCCGCATTCGCTTTGTTGTTCAGCTTCTCGTTATTGAAGTTTTGCTCGCGTGGTTCTTCCTGAACTCCAACGTGGGGCTTGGCTTCGTAAAAGGCTTCTCCGAAATGTTCGAAAAACTGCTCGGATTCGCCAACGAAGGGACGAACTTTGTCTTCGGTAAAATGAACGACGAAGGGCTGGCGTTCTTCTTCCTGAAAGTACTTTGCCCAATCGTCTTCATCTCTGCGCTGATTGGTATTCTGCAACACATCCGTGTTTTGCCGATTGTGATCCGTGCCATTGGTACCGTACTGTCCAAAGTTAACGGTATGGGTAAGCTGGAATCATTCAACGCCGTCAGCTCCCTGATTCTGGGCCAGTCAGAGAACTTTATCGCGTATAAAGATATTCTCGGCAAGATGTCCCGTAACCGTATGTACACCATGGCCGCAACAGCAATGTCCACCGTTTCCATGTCTATCGTGGGCGCGTATATGACCATGCTGGAACCAAAATATGTGGTTGCTGCTCTGGTGCTGAATATGTTCAGTACCTTTATCGTACTGTCACTGATCAACCCATACCGTGTTGAGGAAGGCGAAGAGAACCTGCAGATGGCAAATCTGCACGAAGGTCAGAGCTTCTTCGAAATGCTGGGTGAATATATTCTGGCGGGCTTTAAAGTGGCGATTATCGTTGCCGCGATGCTGATCGGCTTCATCGCTCTGATCTCTGCCCTGAACGCCCTGTTCGCCGCGGTTCTGGGCATCTCCTTCCAGGGCATCCTGGGCTACATCTTCTACCCTGTTGCATGGGTGATGGGTGTCCCTGCTCACGAAGCGCTGCAGGTTGGTAGTATCATGGCGACCAAACTGGTTTCTAACGAATTCGTTGCAATGATGGATCTGCAGAAAATCGCCAGCACGCTCTCTCCACGTGCGGAAGGCATCCTGTCCGTGTTCCTGGTTTCCTTCGCGAACTTCTCGTCCATCGGTATCATCGCCGGTGCGATTAAAGGTCTGAACGAAGAACAGGGTAACGTTGTTTCTCGCTTCGGTCTGAAACTGGTTTACGGCTCAACGCTGGTGAGCGTACTGTCAGCGTCTATCGCAGCACTGGTACTGTAA
- a CDS encoding EAL domain-containing protein, with the protein MNRKTYNNVKIFMIALALCLITVPFSRYISPRAIVNGHDVYLAWLPLSVMLAVILLFGRRAIIPILLSFTIANIYNINLAPLQYLVLLICQTFSVFAACGVLRLVLGKRWRHCVPNKHIGQRIFWLGFMVPIGIKGLMYLAGFLFDFPVTISTFFGEGTVIYNIVDIQSLICAALIFTMMFYYPLRMIINPRYVRTFWLRSVKPVFFHKKSLYVFIWLAFLIFTLAVLCAPFESPVIAGYLMPVIFILFTLGISRLSYALISLLWAASALLLLTYNYNFLNGVESGHSLSFILSVLISFAICLLYMSRLYQRSNWLKQDWQDRALTDPLTGLPNIRALEEFLQAQPDAKICCLRMDNLEFLSRHYGILMRVHCKRRVTTSLQPLLQKDEKLFQLPGSELVIVLLGPETAERLQHMVDQLNSRKIYWNNTGLDIEFGASWGMVENGENLHHTLGQLSWLAEQSCGAHNVLALTNSLEAASGQTTERVLMLARIKHALDAGQFHLYAQPIQKADGSGYYEILARMESEGEIITPDRFIPLIAQFNLSHRFDMCVLEKLLLWLRDHPPSQGGTRFSVNLMPLTLMQKEVATEISALFEHYGIAPQDVVLEITEEQAFSNSGSSIKNLQQLRDRGFRIAIDDFGTGYANYERLRRLQADIIKIDGCFVKDICTDDMDAMIVQSICNLAKTKSLCVVAEYVETPAQRDMLLRFGVDYLQGYLIGKPTPLDALQA; encoded by the coding sequence ATGAATAGAAAAACTTACAATAATGTAAAGATATTTATGATTGCTCTGGCGCTGTGTTTGATTACGGTGCCCTTTTCCCGTTATATCTCTCCACGCGCTATAGTAAATGGTCATGATGTTTATCTGGCATGGCTGCCGTTAAGCGTTATGCTGGCCGTCATTTTGTTATTTGGGCGTCGGGCAATCATTCCCATTCTTTTAAGTTTCACTATTGCTAACATCTATAATATTAATTTAGCACCACTACAATATTTAGTATTATTGATCTGTCAGACGTTTTCTGTCTTTGCTGCCTGTGGCGTCCTGCGCCTTGTGCTGGGCAAGCGCTGGCGTCACTGCGTGCCGAACAAACACATTGGGCAACGTATATTCTGGCTGGGCTTTATGGTGCCGATAGGCATTAAAGGGTTGATGTATCTGGCTGGCTTTTTATTTGATTTTCCCGTGACTATCTCAACATTCTTTGGCGAAGGCACCGTAATTTATAACATCGTTGATATTCAAAGCTTGATATGCGCAGCATTGATTTTCACCATGATGTTCTATTATCCATTAAGAATGATAATTAATCCCCGCTATGTCAGAACCTTCTGGCTGCGGAGCGTGAAGCCAGTGTTTTTTCATAAAAAATCTTTGTATGTATTCATCTGGCTGGCTTTTTTAATTTTCACCCTTGCCGTGTTATGTGCGCCATTTGAGTCACCGGTTATTGCTGGCTATTTAATGCCAGTCATTTTTATTCTCTTTACGCTAGGTATCAGTCGCCTCAGCTATGCGCTCATCTCTTTACTGTGGGCGGCATCCGCTCTGCTGCTGTTGACCTATAACTACAACTTCCTTAATGGCGTCGAATCTGGGCATTCACTCTCCTTTATCCTGTCTGTGCTGATCTCTTTCGCTATCTGTCTGCTTTACATGTCGCGGCTCTACCAGCGAAGCAACTGGTTGAAGCAGGACTGGCAGGACAGGGCGCTGACCGACCCGCTGACTGGTTTACCGAATATTCGGGCGCTGGAAGAGTTTCTTCAGGCTCAGCCGGATGCAAAAATCTGCTGCCTGCGGATGGACAACTTGGAATTTTTAAGTCGCCACTACGGCATTCTCATGCGGGTGCATTGCAAACGTAGGGTAACCACCTCCCTGCAGCCGCTGTTGCAGAAAGATGAGAAGCTCTTCCAGTTGCCAGGCAGCGAGCTGGTCATTGTATTGCTGGGGCCTGAAACCGCTGAACGGCTGCAGCATATGGTCGATCAATTAAATAGCCGAAAAATTTACTGGAACAACACGGGGCTGGATATCGAGTTTGGCGCATCCTGGGGAATGGTCGAAAACGGCGAGAACTTGCACCATACGCTGGGCCAACTGAGCTGGCTGGCCGAGCAGTCATGCGGAGCGCATAACGTACTCGCGCTCACCAATAGCCTGGAGGCCGCGTCGGGGCAAACCACAGAACGGGTGCTGATGTTAGCGCGTATTAAACATGCCCTGGATGCCGGTCAGTTTCATTTATATGCCCAGCCGATCCAAAAAGCGGACGGCAGTGGTTATTACGAAATACTGGCGCGCATGGAAAGCGAGGGAGAGATTATCACGCCTGACCGCTTCATCCCGCTGATTGCCCAGTTTAACCTGAGCCACCGCTTTGATATGTGCGTGCTGGAAAAACTGCTGTTGTGGTTGCGCGATCATCCTCCGTCGCAGGGTGGCACTCGCTTTTCTGTCAATCTGATGCCTCTGACGCTGATGCAAAAAGAGGTGGCTACCGAGATTAGCGCGTTGTTCGAACACTATGGTATCGCGCCGCAGGACGTTGTCCTTGAGATCACGGAAGAGCAGGCCTTCTCGAACTCTGGCAGCAGTATCAAAAACCTTCAGCAGCTACGGGATCGTGGGTTCCGTATCGCGATTGATGATTTTGGTACCGGCTATGCCAACTACGAACGACTCAGACGCCTTCAGGCGGATATCATTAAAATAGATGGCTGCTTTGTTAAAGATATCTGTACCGACGACATGGACGCGATGATTGTGCAGTCGATTTGTAATCTGGCAAAAACCAAATCACTGTGTGTGGTGGCTGAATATGTGGAGACGCCGGCGCAACGTGACATGCTGCTGCGCTTTGGTGTGGATTACCTGCAGGGATACCTGATAGGCAAACCGACGCCGCTTGACGCACTGCAGGCATAA
- a CDS encoding YfeC-like transcriptional regulator, which produces MIKERMTPEELALLTGYSRQTINKWVRKEGWITSPKPGVQGGKARLVHVNEKVRDFIRSARRATETSDMPENALQNGSLHTLLLTLANEMTPEEQKQMTSLLLREGITGLLQRLGIRDHN; this is translated from the coding sequence ATGATCAAGGAACGAATGACGCCAGAAGAGTTAGCCCTCCTCACTGGCTATAGCCGCCAGACCATCAATAAATGGGTACGCAAAGAGGGTTGGATTACATCGCCAAAACCGGGAGTTCAGGGCGGGAAAGCGCGCCTGGTACATGTGAACGAGAAAGTGCGTGACTTTATCCGCAGCGCGCGCCGGGCAACGGAAACCTCAGATATGCCGGAAAATGCGTTGCAAAACGGTTCTCTGCACACATTACTTCTGACGCTGGCGAATGAAATGACGCCGGAAGAGCAAAAGCAGATGACATCGCTGTTACTGCGGGAAGGGATTACCGGATTGTTGCAACGTTTAGGGATTCGCGACCATAACTGA
- a CDS encoding YfeC-like transcriptional regulator, with amino-acid sequence MKRLRSKMTTEELANSLGVARQTVNRWIRQQGWKTEGINGVKGGRARLIHIDARVKEHIMNLPAIRNRQAVYHLAEATMPYGDPASSNLLVQIVDTLENMTQLEQERLHVLLKREGISGFLTRLGIAELHA; translated from the coding sequence ATGAAAAGATTACGCAGCAAAATGACCACGGAAGAGCTGGCGAACAGCCTGGGTGTTGCCCGGCAAACCGTTAACCGCTGGATTCGTCAGCAGGGCTGGAAAACCGAAGGGATCAATGGCGTGAAAGGGGGACGGGCGCGGCTGATCCACATTGATGCTCGGGTGAAGGAGCATATCATGAACCTCCCGGCCATTCGCAACCGTCAGGCGGTTTACCACCTGGCAGAAGCAACGATGCCCTATGGCGATCCTGCGTCGTCGAATCTGCTCGTGCAGATTGTCGACACGCTTGAAAACATGACGCAGCTGGAACAGGAGCGACTGCACGTGTTGCTAAAACGCGAAGGCATCAGCGGTTTTCTTACGCGCCTGGGTATTGCTGAATTACACGCATAA